The following is a genomic window from Niabella soli DSM 19437.
AGAAAAGATGATCAAATATAAAATGATCACGCACATGCACTCGAACTGTCAGTTGGGACTGGGAGGATACCGGATGAAATATGATACTGGTGTCCGGCCTCAAACCTCCATACCTGAAGATTTTGTGGCCATTGCCACACGGTATCCGGAAGCCCTGTTTCAATATGCGCATATTGGCGGCGGCGGTGATTGGGAATATGCCTGCAAAATGCTGGCCGGTTGTAAAAACGTATACGTGGATACGTCGGGCAGCAACAATTCCGGACATATGGTAGATTTTGCCGTACAGCAACTGGGCATTCACCGGGTGTTTTACGGAACGGATAATTGTTACTATCAAAGTATTGGGAAAATACTGGCATCCAATCTATCAGACGAACAAAGAAAGATGGTGTTTTTTGATAATTATAAAAATATGCTTTTAAAATCGGGTAATCATGTTAATTGATTGTAATGCGTATGTTGGCCACTGGCCATTTTTGCAGCTACAGTATAATCGCTGCGAAGGACTATTGTCTAAAATGAACAGCTACGGAGTAGACCTTTCCGTTATCAGTAACCTGAATGGTATCTTTTATGCCAACACGCAGCCAGGCAATGAAGAGCTGCATCAGGAGCTAAAATCCCGCAAATCATTTCAGGACCGGTTCATCCCCTTTGCCGTTATTAATCCCATCTATGCGGGATGGAGGAGGGACTTTAAAACCTGCATGCAGCAGTGGGGCATGAAGGGGGTGCGCCTCTATCCCAAATATCATGATTATACTATTACAGACGCCAATTGTGTAGAACTGGTAAAGATGGCCCGTGATGCGAATGTACCGGTGTGCTTTAACATGCGAATGGTAGACAGCAGAGCACGTTCCTGGATGGATATTGACTATGTGACCGGCACAAAAAAACCGGAATGGAATATAAAAAATATTTTGCCTATAGTGGAATTGGTTCCTGATGCAAAATATATTGTTTTAAATTATGCGAATCCTGTAGCACTCTCCGATAAGGAAAAGCAGCTTATCCAAAATGCCCATCTTTTAATAGATACATCGGGCAGGGGGTTGACGCATATGGGCGAGGCTATAAATAGTTTTGGCGTACAAAAATTTGCTTTTGGTACACATGCGCCGATACTGGATTATTTAACCGGGCAACTGCGTATTGAATCGTTGCGGCCATCCGAGGCAACGGAGAACGATAAAGAAAAGATCCGTAGCGGAAATATTAAGAAAATGCTTGCGGTATAATTATGATGTTTCGCTTTCTTATACCAATAAAATGTGCAGGGCTTATACTGACGCTCATGGGCCTCAGTTATCAATCCGTTGCGCAACGTATTTACGGCGGTTTTTACACGGCAGATAAATTAAAAAACAGTATTGAGAATTGCAGGAAATATGACTGGGCCATACAGTTAAAAAATAGTACGCTGCAAAAAGCGGCGGTTTGGAAAAATAAAACAGATGATGCTTTATGGGCAATGGTTCCGGCCCAGGACGTGCCCAGAACAATAGACGTTACCTTAAACCGTGCAGCCCGTGAGCCCAAAGTGTCTGGTTGCCTAAACTGCGGGAATGATTTATCGGCCTTTGGCAATTACCCGTATATTGTAACGGTTGAAAAACATCCCTGGAAAATAGAATGCCCGGTTTGTCATGCCCTGTTTCCTACAAATGATTTTGAAAAGTATTATAAAAGCGGCATCAATAAGAAGGGGGTCTTTGATTCATCCATTGCCGACAAAAAACTACTGTTCAATACGGCGCATCCCGACGTGCAGGATCCGCTGCATCAATTTGGTGTGGATGACGGATGGGGATACAATCTTACAAAGGATAAAGTATACCGCTTTGTGGGCTATTATAACTGGAAGCAGTGGAACTATATTATTGATGGACTGAGCCTATTGTCCGATGCATGGCTGTATTCAGGCGATACGGTTTATGCGCATAAAGCCGCGATTCTTTTAGACCGCATTGCAGATGTATATCCTGATATGGATTGGGCACCGTATGCTAAAAAAGGCTGGTATCATTCTGATGGCGGCGGGGGCAAAGGAAAGATCGGCGGCTCCATATGGGAAACGGGTTTGGTCACTACCATGGCGCTAAGCTACGACAAAATACTCAGCGGAACCCTGAACGACGCAGCGCTGTTTGCCTTTTTAAGCAAAAAAGCGAAGGCGTTTCAGCTTCCTTCAAAAAAGGGAAGCCGCGAACTATGGGTGCATAATATTGATCAAAATATTTTGCTGACAATTTTTGACGCAGTGATGAAAGAAGATATTCGCGGCAACCAGGGGATGCATCAGTTGAGTGTGGCCGCCGCTGCTATAGCGTTGAATACGCAGCCCGAAACCAATAAATGGCTCAACTGGCTGTTTGAACCCCTGGGAGGCGCCATTCCCGGAATTATGCTCACCCGTTTTAACCACGACGGCACTTCCGACGAAGGAGCGCCGGGTTACGCACTAATGTTGTCCGGACTAATAACGCAAACTGCTGCATTACTCCATGGCTACAACGGGTACACGGCGCATGATATACTCATGGAATTTCCCCAGTTAAGAGCAGGCTTTATGGTTGCCTGCAACATGCTGGTAGCCGGTAAATCAATTCCCAACCAGGGCGATTCCGGAGCTACGGGCCTGGTATCTTCATCGGGCTGTAACCCGGCATTTGTTGCTTTGGGATTTTGGCTTTATAAGGATGCAGAGCTGGGATTGCTGGCCTATACAGCCAATGGTAACAAGGGCAAGGGGCTGCATGCTCCTGTTTACACCAGCAATCCTGAAGCCTTAAGCAGTGAAATAGAAGCAATCGGGAAAAAAAATCATCATGTGTCTGTTGCCAGCCGGCTGTTAAGCGGTCATGGATATGCTATATTAGAAACAGGCGGAAAGAAAAATCCTACAGGGTTGATTATGAACTATGGCCGTTCCATCAATCACGCACATCCGGACCAGTTGAATATCGATCTTTTCAGTTTCGGAAAATGGCTGGCGCCGGATCATGGTTATCCGGAGTATGCCACCAAATGGCCTTCTAACGAAGAATGGACCGGCACTACACTATCACATAATCTTGTACTGGTAAATCAAAAACCACAAAAGGAAAACTGGACCGGCCATACAAAACTATTTCAATCCGTGGATGGGTTTTCAGCAGTAACCGTAAGCGCGCCGGACGCTTATCCCGGCATAGAAAAGTATGAACGCACGTTGCTTTTAATCGGCGGCACTAAAACAGATACCAATAGTTATGTGGTTGATTTTTTTAACGTAAAAGGCGGCAACGACCATTTGCTTAGTTTTCATGGCCCGCCGGGCACAATGACGACTACGGGGCTTCAACTACGGCAGGAGCCGGGAACCTATGCGGGGCCTGATGTGCCGAAAGGTGCATGGGCAAAAGGATTCCCTGTCGGATACTCCCATTTGTATGCAGTACAGAAAGATAGCAGCCCCGCCAAAATGTTCACCATTAACTGGCGGGTCAGTGATCAGTACCGGCCCGTAAAAGATCCACGACCGGTTCAGTTGAAACTACACGTTTTAACACCGGTGAACGATGTGGCGGTTGCAAAGGGAGATCCGCCTCAAAATAAGGCCGGCAATCCCAAAAATCTGGATTATATACTCCTTCATAAAAACGGAAAAGATCTTAACTCGGTTTTTGTAAGTATACTGGAACCGTACGTCGCTGCTCCTTTTATTAAAAATGCCCGCCAGATTGCCGTTGATAGCAGTGAGGTAACTATTTTAGAAATAGAAAATGAAAACGGAACTATAGATTATATTATCAAAAATAATGTTGGTGGTCATGTCAGCACAAAAGAAATTCAGTTGGAGGGCACTATAGCCTGGCTGCACACCCGAAAAGGTAAATTGCTGCGGGCTGTTTTGATAGATATGCCTTATCTGAAGTATAAGGGTTTTTCCCTGAAAGGCTTGCCGTCCCTGACGGGGAAGGTATTGGATATGAATAAAAAAACGAGCGGCGAGGGTTGGATTCTGGTGGACCGGCCACTGCCTGAAAGCGTTACCGGGCAGTATATTTTGATTAATAATAAAACAAACAGGGACGCTGCCTATTTAATCAAGGAAGTAGCACCACAAGGGAAAAATACGAGACTGAATTTTGGACCGTTGAATTTTGTCAGCGGATTTAAAGGTCCGGAGGTAAATGTGCGAAAAACGCGGGTGCCGCAGACCTACGATTTAGGGTATGAGTATGAGTTCGGGATCGGTGATGCGTTCGAAATCAGCCAGGTTCGGGAAATAAAAAAGTAACAAAAAAATTAATAATCATGAATCAAAAAAATGGCCGCCGGATTTTTATAAGGAATGCTTCCGTTATTGGGCTGGGGGCAACTGTAAATTTTGGAAAAATAGCCCCCGTACTTTTAACAAACAATGAAAAGCCGGCCATTCTGGGGGGTGTGCCTTTGTTTCATACACCCTGGCCCAAATGGCCGATGTGGAATAAGGAAACGGATGAGCCGTTGGTGCTGGAAGTATTACGCAGCGGCGTGTGGTCGCGGGCCAAGACAGTGGATTTATTTGAAAAGAAATGGACCGCCGTTATTGGCACAAAGCGCGCTTTAACCACTGTAAATGGTACCAATGCGTTGATTACCTCGGTAATACAGTCAGATATTGGTGGCGGTGATGAAGTGATATTAACGCCTTATACTTTTATAGCAACACTTACTGCGGTGCTGGCTTCCGGCGCAATGCCGGTATTTGCAGACGTTAACCCGGACACCTTCCAGATAGATCCTGAAGCTATTAAGAAAAAAATTACCAGCCGTACAAGAGCCATTTTGCCCGTGCATATTTGCGGCCTGCCTGCCGATATGGAAAACATAATGCCCATTGCGCAGCAGCATAATTTACTGGTTATTGAAGACGCCTGCCAGGCCTGGCTGGCAGAAATCAATAATAAAAAAGTGGGCACTTTTGGCCATGCGGGCTGTTTTAGTTTTCAAAATTCCAAGCATTTGCCTATGGGAGAGGGCGGCGCCATTGTAAGTGATGATGATACATTTATGGACCGGTGTGTTTCATTTCATAACCTGGGGTTACCCTATGGTACTGCTGGCGCAAGACCGGGCAGCAAACTCCGGCTTACGGAATACCAGGCGGCCATCGGACTGGCACAATTAGCAAGGCTTTCCGGGCAAACGGATACCCGAAATGTCAACGCCAATTATTTACGCGGACAAATGAAAGATATAAAAGGCATTACCCCGCATGTTTTAAACAAAGGCGTTACAAAAGCGGCTTATCATTTATTTCCTTTCAGGTATGACAAGCGTCATTTTGCCAACCTGTCGAGAGAGCTGTTTATAAAAGCACTACAGGCCGAAGGTATTCCCTGTTCGGGCGGCTATACACCCTTAAATGCCGTTCATAACCTGGGCAATACTTTTGAAACAAAAAATTACAAAAAGATGTATGCGGCGGCAGAGCTGAGTTATGAAAAATTTAAGGAAAACAACCAGTGTCCTAAAAATGAAGCGCTGTGCCTGGAAGCAGTATGGTTGCCACAAAATGTATTATTAACAGACAAGGAGAGCATGGACGCTATTGTTGATGCCATCCGCAAAATACAAAAAAATGCGCCGGCAATAAGCAAAACGGCAGTAAAGTAAAGCCGGTTTATAAGATAAAAGATAAAACCACCCGAGTTGTTTAGTTAAGAGGTTTAATCAGCCCCACAGGGCCAGCCGGCAGACAGCTAAATAGCCCGGTACGATTATTACGCCCCGGCCGGCCTATCGTGTGGACACAACTGATCTTTCCGTAGTTGGTGCTAAAGTGCCCGGAGGGCATAATGTACATAGCCCGCAGCGTTAGCTGTGGGAAAAGAAATGCGTAGAAGACGCGGCCCCGAAGGGGTCGAATAATAGCTCACAATAAATATTTTTCATCAAATGCAACACCATTCTCAATTAGCAACCGCTTATATTCATCGTAAAACGGCTCAATTTTATGATGCTCTTTTTGATTTTTGACATAGCTGGTAATGGTACTCCTTTCTTTTATTGAATAGGTGAAGGCACCGTAACTTTCCTGCCATCCACGAAATTCTGGAAACCGACTATTGTTTTTCATCCATATACTGCTGGATGCTTTTATATCCCTGATATAATCAGCAAGTGATATTGAGGGATGAAGGTCTGAAAAAATATGTATATGATCTTCTGTGCCGTTGATGCGATAGAGCTTACATTTTTTATTCTTTATAATACCCCAGATGTATTTGTAAAGTTCCTCACAATGCGCTTCTGTAATGGTTTTACAGCGATTTTTAGTAGCAAATATAATCTGGTAAAAAATCTGGCGGTAACTCATGACATTTATTCCATAGGTTATAGAATACCGTTCTGTCAACTGTAAGGTACGTTTAATTTTAGAAACTTCAACCCGCGTTCATTACATTCGACCCCTGCGGGGCCGCCTGTTCTACACATCTCTCACCCCGGGCTAAAGCCCGGAGTTATTCACATTACGCCCTCCGGGCTATGCCTGCTTTATTTCAGTAAGTATTCTCTATTAAGTGCCCGGAATTAAAGTAAAGTGAGGTTGGTGTCCTGGTACTTTAGTAAACGATCGTCGCTGGCCTCTAATTCAGTAATAAGATAATTGACCTGGTTTACATCACAGATCTTAATGGTTTGGATGGAGTTTAGTTTTTCAGAAATAGTGAGCACTGCCACTTTTTTAGCAGAGCGTATCAGGGCCTTTTTCGCCTGAACCACTTCCCAGTCAAGATCGGTTAACCCTTCTTCCACCGAAAAAGCGTTGGCACCCAGCAGGCAAAGGTCGGCTCTTATTTCCGATAGCTGATTGATCATGCCCGAACCTACGTGAAGGTTGGCATTTTTTAGCAATCTTCCGCCGATAGTAATCACTTCAATATTGTCAAATTCAGAGAGCGTAATGGCAATTTGAGGACTGATGGTAAAAAAGGTGGCTTTCATGTTTTTGGGGATCATTTTAGCCAGTTCAAGTATGGTAGTTCCTCCTTCCGTAAGTACGGTTGAATTATTTTTGATCAGCCGCAGCGCTTTTTCTGCAATGATCTTTTTTAATTCAAGAGCATATACTTCGTTTTGCCCGCTAAAAGGAGAAATAAAGGAAGTGCCAACGGCGCCCCCATGCACTTTTACTACTTTGCCTATTTCCGCCAGCTCAATAATATCCCGCCTGATGGTATCGTCGGAAACTTTTAGCTGCACACTCAAATCCGCGCACAATACTTTATTGTGGAGGTTGATTTCTTTTAATATAAATTTTTGTCTTTCGTCTTTGCGCATGACAATCATTTAGTTAAAGTTGATCCCTTTTAACAATCCGTTGCTGTAAATTGTTCAGTTTGCCTGATTTAGCGGTAAATATATCCATATATAATAATTCGGGGTTATTTATTTTAAAAGGACAGGGCCTCTGAAAAAGCTGCCCGGAAAAAGAGATAAAAAACCCGGTTTATTGGTCCTATGTTTGGCTGGCATCTTATAAAAGTAAAAATACCGCAAAAAAACCGCTAAAAAAAATTCAATATTACGGTTTTTGCAGTTATATTGCGTTAAATATCGATTGCAAATCTGCTAAAAGTATGCAAAATGTTGATCGATTATTGATTCGCTGCTTTTCATTTTATTAATAAAGATCCGTTACCAGGTACCTTCTGCGGGCAATATTATTTAATTCTTCTATTGTAAACTTTTTATTTTTATCTGAATGCTACCAGACGACGAATTGCTTATACAGTTGAAAAATGGCGAAACAAAAGCGTTTACGGCCATCTACAACAAATACCATCAGCAGCTTTATGCTTATATCCTGTATTTCATAAAGGATCGTCAGTTTGCCGAAGATGTATTGCAGGAAGTATTTGTAAAAATATGGAAGCACCGGGACCGTATCAATCCCCGGTTATCTTTCAACAGCTACATTTACCGTATTGCAAGGAACGCAGTGTTAAACCGTATGCGGAGCATGGCCTTTGAAAGAGTAATTGAATATGCCGGCGATGAGCAATTCTCGTATAACAATAATGAAGACGCTGTTTTATGGAAACAATACAGCGCGCTGTTCAGGGAAGCGGTGGAGCATCTTTCCGAACAACGGAAAAAAGTCTTTCAGCTTTGCAGGGAAGAAAAAAGAACCTATGCAAATGTTTCGCAGGAGTTGGGCATTGCCACCAGCACCGTGCAGGATCATATGGTAAAGGCCATCCGGTTTATCAGGGACTATGTTACTAAACGAACCGGCCTTCAGTTAGACCTCTTTATTTTGATATTGTTGAAGCATCTTACTTTTTTTTCGTAAAGAACCCACCGGCCGTTTGTTTTTGGGGTATTATAGATTGACGATGCTATATGATATCAAAATCAACCGCATATTATAACGGATTAATAGAAGGGTATCTGAACGGACAATGCACGCCTGAGCAGGAGAAAGAGCTTTGGATGTACCTGAGCAGCTCCCGCTCCAATAAAACGATCCTGGATCAGTTGCAAAAAAAATTCGACCTGGACGCAGTTGCCCCGCAATTGCTGGACGGCGGAAACAGCAAGCGGATTTTCAATAAGATCACTGAAGCGATGGGCCGGCCCGGAAGGATCCCCAAACAGGGGTATATAAAATGGCTGGGCATAGCAGCGATGCTGGTAGTGTTGGCCGGAACAATTATCCTGTTTGTAAGCCGCGCACCGGGTGGGGGCAGCGCTCCCCAAAAGCTGGTGAAAGGCGATGTGCCTCCCGGAGGCAACCGGGGCGTTATGGTGCTTGCCGGTGGCGCCCGGATCGATTTTGAAAAGATAACGATCGGAGATAGTGTTAAAGAGAGCGGTTTGGTTATAGCAAAGACCGGTGAAGGAGAAGTGCGCATGCGTACTGCCGGAAATGCAGTAGACACCGGCGAACAGCCGCAAATGAATACGATACAAACACCAGTTGGCGGCCAGTATAAAGTAACCTTGTCTGATGGTACCACCGTATGGATGAATGCGGGGTCCGTATTAAAATTCCCTGTCACTTTTACGGATACAGAACGTTCAGTTCAGGCCGAAGGCGAATTATATTTTGAAGTGGCAAAAGATGCGGCACATCCCTTTAAAGTGAAGACAGGAGAACAGGTAGCAGAGGTACTGGGCACTCATTTTTCCGTAAAATCCAACGCCAATAACGCCATTGTAAAAACAACGTTGCTGGAAGGCCGCATCCGTATCTCGGGGGGAACGGCTCAGCCCCGCATCCTGGAACCAGGGGAGGCCTCGGAATTTAAAGCCAAAACGAGCGAGCTGAAAGTAACCGTAAATAAAAATCCGGAGGAGGTTACGGCCTGGAAGAACGGATACTTTTTATTTGACAGTACCAACTTTAGCACCGTGCAGGAGCAGCTTGAAAAATGGTATGATGTTACGTTTCTATACGCCGAAGTGCCGCAAATGCAATTCTTTGGCAAAGTGCCACGAAACGTACCATTGTCGCACGTGCTGAAGCTGATGGAAATGGTTGGCGCAATAAAATTTAAAATACGGGGGAGAGAAGTATATGTAACAAACGGATAAAAAAACCGGAAGTGCTCGAACACTCCCGGCGAAACAAGGTTAACAAAAACTGATAGAACCATTCATTAACCCAATAGAACAAAGTTATGCACTTTGACGTAAATGGCATGCAATCATGTGCCCGCAAATTATGGAAGGGACGGTCTGCCTGCAAAATTGATCCCGACTTATTGTTAAGTATGAAATTGACTTTAGTATTTATTGTCGTCGCCTGCCTGCATGCCGGGGCGGCGGTACATTCGCAGCAAATAACGCTGAAGGTCAGCCATGCGCCGTTTAAAAGCGTAATTGAACGGATCGGTACCCAAAGCGGGTATGCTGTTTTTGCCAATGCCGGGGAGATCTCGATGGCGAAAACGGTAACGCTGGATCTGAAGCAGGCTACGTTAAAACAGGCGCTGGACGCTTGTTTCAGCGATCAGCCGCTTTCCTGGGAGATCGTAGATCAATCCATCGTGATCCGGAAAAAGAAAGCCCTGGCCCCTGCGCCCAGGGATCCCTTACGGCCCTGGCGCGATAGTGTGGTGACCGGCCGGATCGTAGATGAAATTGGCGTGGGCATCATTGGAGCCAGCGTTACGATCAAAGGAACCAATACAGGCACGAACACTGATATGGCGGGTAAGTTTCAATTAAGCCTTCCGGCTACGGGAGACGTGGTGCTGCTGGTAACGTCTGTGGGCTATGAGCCCAAAGAAGTGCCTGTTTTGTTTCCAAAAACCCGGGGGCTGGAAATTGGGATGAAGGCTTCTGTAAAAAGTGAAAATGATGTGGTGGTGGTGGCTTATGGAAAGCAGAAAAAAGAAAGTGTGGTAAGTGCTATCACTACTATTACCCCGTCCAGTTTAAAAGTGCCGTCGAGCAACCTTACAACCGCTTTTGCGGGGAGGCTGGCCGGTGTTATCGCCTACCAGCGGTCGGGGGAGCCGGGGCTGGACAATGCGTCCTTTTTTATCCGCGGGATCACCACTTTCAGCACGGCCGGTAAAATAGATCCGTTGATCCTGATTGACGGCATTGAAATGAGCACGAACGACCTGGCGCGGATCAATGTGGATGATATTGCTTCCTTTTCTATTATGAAAGATGCCAATGCTGCGGCCTTATATGGTTCCAGGGGCGCGAACGGTGTTATTCTGGTAACCACCAAGGAAGGCAGAATAGATAAATTAATGATCAATGTGCGGGCGGAACAATCCAGTTCCTATAACTCCCAGTTGGTGCAATTGGCAGACCCCGTTACTTATATGAAATTACAAAACGAAGCCGTTAGAACCCGTGATCCGATGCTGCCCCTTCCGTACTCCCAGTCAAAAATACTGGGAACGGAACAGGGCGGCGACCCGCTTCAGTTCCCTTCTGTGGATTGGTACCACTATTTGTTGAACAACAAAGCCACCAACCGGCGGGTGAACCTGAACATAACCGGTGGCGGCCAGTCGGTGCAATATTATCTGGCCGCAAACTATCAGAACGACCAGGGTATATTAAAGGAAAGCAAAGAGAACCTGTTCAATAATAATATTAATATCAACCGTTTCCAGTTGCGTTCCAACGTTACCATAAAGTTTACGCCTTCTACCACAGGTATCGTAAGAGCCTACGGGTCGTTTGACGATGGTAGCGGACCGTACCAGGGAGGTGCATCTGTATTTAAGTCTGCCCGTAACGCCAACCCGGCAATGTTTTTACCCTACTACCCGGCAGATTCAGCAAACCTGTATACCAATCACATACTGTTTGGGTCAGGGCCGGAATTAGGCGCCTATGATAACCCGCTGGCGGACGTTATAAGCGCCTACAAACAATCAAAGCAATCCATGATGATGATGCAGTTGGAAATGGAGCATAAATTTAATGGAGAGCTGAAGGGTCTTTCTGCCAGGGGTATTTATAATGTGATGCGGAAATCCTATTATGATCAGTACAGGGCCTATTCGCCATTTTATTATACACCGGCCACAACTTCCGACGGATCTTACCAGTTGGTTGCATTAAACCCGAATAGCGGAACCGAATACCTCAGCTATGTGCCGGGGGGGAGAGTGGTAGATGCGATCCAATACGGGGAGGCGCGTTTGGGCTACAACCGGACTTTTAATAAAGTACATGATATCAATGTTACATTGGTGGGAACGATCCGTTCCGCTACGGGTACCCTTAATACCACTGATTCGGCTTACAAAATGGGTATGGAGCTCCAGGCATCGCTGCCCCTGCGTAACCTGTCTACTGCGGGAAGGGTGGCCTATGGATATGATTCCCGCTATTTCTTTGAATTCAATTTTGGATATAACGGCAGCGAGCGCTTTGCACCAAAAGATCGCTGGGGGTTTTTTCCGTCGGTAGGCGCGGGGTGGATGGTGAGCAATGAAGACTTTATGCAGAATGTAAAAGATGTGATCAGCACGCTCAAACTTTCTGCTACATATGGTAAGGTAGGTAATGATCAGATCGGCTCCAATTATGACCGCTTTTTTTACCTGTCCCAGGTAAACATGAATGGGGCCGGCTATTGGTTTGGATATAACCGGAACTACGAAAACGGCATAACGATTCTTCGCTATGCCAATGACCTGGTGGCCTGGGAGGTTGCCAAAAAAACCAACCTGCGATTAGAATTAGGTTTGTTTCATGATTTTTCCCTTATTACCGATTTCTTCCAGGAAAACCGAACGCATATTTTGCAAACCCGTGCTGATATTCCTACAAGCGTTGGTTTAAGGGCCATTCCCCAGGCAAATTTGGGTGCGGCGCAGGGCAAGGGATTTGAAACGGAACTGAAGTATCAGAAAAACTTTAAAAAAGACCTTTGGCTGTTGGTAAACGGAACTTTTACTTATGCTACTGCCAGGTTCACCAATTATGATGAGCCGGATTATAGCGATGTGCCCTGGAAATCACATGTTGGCACAAAGATCAGCCAGCCATTTGGATATATAGCCGAGCGCCTGTTTATTGACGATGCAGATGTAAAAAACTCGCCGCTGCAGAATTTTGGGGTTTATGGAGCGGGTGATATTAAGTATAAGGATATTAACAACGATGGTAAAATTGACGCGAATGATATGGTGCCGATCGGGTATCCTACCACGCCTGAAATTATCTATGGCGCAGGGTTTAGCGTAGGGTACAAGTCCTTTGACCTGTCGTTGTTTTTTCAGGGGTCCGGCCGCTCTTCGTTTTTTATCAGCCCGGGTGACATCACGCCTTTTATCAACAATGGACAAAGAGGG
Proteins encoded in this region:
- a CDS encoding TonB-dependent receptor, with the protein product MKLTLVFIVVACLHAGAAVHSQQITLKVSHAPFKSVIERIGTQSGYAVFANAGEISMAKTVTLDLKQATLKQALDACFSDQPLSWEIVDQSIVIRKKKALAPAPRDPLRPWRDSVVTGRIVDEIGVGIIGASVTIKGTNTGTNTDMAGKFQLSLPATGDVVLLVTSVGYEPKEVPVLFPKTRGLEIGMKASVKSENDVVVVAYGKQKKESVVSAITTITPSSLKVPSSNLTTAFAGRLAGVIAYQRSGEPGLDNASFFIRGITTFSTAGKIDPLILIDGIEMSTNDLARINVDDIASFSIMKDANAAALYGSRGANGVILVTTKEGRIDKLMINVRAEQSSSYNSQLVQLADPVTYMKLQNEAVRTRDPMLPLPYSQSKILGTEQGGDPLQFPSVDWYHYLLNNKATNRRVNLNITGGGQSVQYYLAANYQNDQGILKESKENLFNNNININRFQLRSNVTIKFTPSTTGIVRAYGSFDDGSGPYQGGASVFKSARNANPAMFLPYYPADSANLYTNHILFGSGPELGAYDNPLADVISAYKQSKQSMMMMQLEMEHKFNGELKGLSARGIYNVMRKSYYDQYRAYSPFYYTPATTSDGSYQLVALNPNSGTEYLSYVPGGRVVDAIQYGEARLGYNRTFNKVHDINVTLVGTIRSATGTLNTTDSAYKMGMELQASLPLRNLSTAGRVAYGYDSRYFFEFNFGYNGSERFAPKDRWGFFPSVGAGWMVSNEDFMQNVKDVISTLKLSATYGKVGNDQIGSNYDRFFYLSQVNMNGAGYWFGYNRNYENGITILRYANDLVAWEVAKKTNLRLELGLFHDFSLITDFFQENRTHILQTRADIPTSVGLRAIPQANLGAAQGKGFETELKYQKNFKKDLWLLVNGTFTYATARFTNYDEPDYSDVPWKSHVGTKISQPFGYIAERLFIDDADVKNSPLQNFGVYGAGDIKYKDINNDGKIDANDMVPIGYPTTPEIIYGAGFSVGYKSFDLSLFFQGSGRSSFFISPGDITPFINNGQRGLLQYIADDHWAEDNRNINAFWPRLSTYAVSNNNQTSTWWLRDGSFVRLKSAEAGYTLPLRLTKKYHINTLRFYVNGTNLLLWSKFKMWDPEMAGNGLGYPVQRVVNIGLNVSF